In a single window of the Limnochorda sp. L945t genome:
- a CDS encoding glycoside hydrolase family 13 protein, with amino-acid sequence MQQRALVTWKPAGFLSHDPQPPGGDVVRSGERHAFLRFSWEGPRPLRFEVWLDDGSLRRLPAAPIANLQETWWYRVEVEARRPALSYVVRLELAGGAGAPDGRWPRGAGQAAPAGTATVWWGPRGSSAAMPGPGEWWAVDLAQRPAFVTPAWARTGVAYQIFPDRFYNGDPANDPPGVAAWGDAPTFSNFFGGDLEGIRRRLDYLQHLGVDVIYLNPIVQAPSNHRYDASDYLAVDPALGTEETVRRLIDEMHRRGMRLILDAVFNHTGETFWAFRDVAEKGPASPYFHWYYVYEWPLRRDPPSYACWWNLPHLPKLNTAHPEVRAYLFRVTRYWMELGADGWRLDVPNELEPGFWPEWRKLVKSLKPDAYIVGEIWHEASGYLSGEQFDAVMNYPLRDALLDFFVRRSIGPVELWQRLGHLARAYPAPAFLTLMNVLGSHDTERVRTAAGGSSQAVRAMMLFVAAFPGLPTVYYGDEAGMTGGKDPDCRQCFPWDERRQDLPTWRWVRRLARLRKQVGALARGDLAVVEVAGSSDVVAFGRLRGGPPAGAALCVVSRSQGRETVTVDPGEEMADLAEVGRARHARGRATRWVDLLSGRCVSGGRRLRLTLGPQSGMLLVPHSTWGALCR; translated from the coding sequence GTGCAGCAGCGGGCTCTGGTGACGTGGAAGCCGGCAGGGTTCCTTTCCCACGACCCGCAGCCGCCAGGCGGCGACGTGGTGCGCAGCGGCGAGCGGCACGCCTTCTTGCGCTTTTCGTGGGAGGGGCCGAGGCCGCTTCGCTTCGAGGTGTGGCTCGACGACGGGTCGCTCCGGCGCCTGCCGGCCGCGCCGATCGCCAACCTCCAGGAGACGTGGTGGTACCGGGTCGAGGTGGAAGCCCGGCGTCCGGCGTTGTCGTACGTGGTAAGGCTCGAGCTGGCGGGGGGCGCGGGCGCCCCCGACGGCCGCTGGCCGCGGGGGGCGGGACAGGCGGCGCCCGCCGGGACGGCGACGGTGTGGTGGGGGCCCAGAGGGTCGTCGGCGGCCATGCCCGGCCCCGGGGAGTGGTGGGCGGTCGACCTGGCGCAGCGGCCGGCCTTCGTCACCCCCGCGTGGGCCCGTACGGGCGTGGCGTACCAGATCTTCCCGGACCGCTTTTACAACGGCGACCCTGCCAACGACCCGCCGGGGGTCGCCGCCTGGGGAGACGCCCCCACCTTTTCCAACTTCTTCGGGGGGGATCTGGAGGGGATTCGGCGCCGGCTCGACTACCTGCAGCATCTCGGCGTGGACGTGATCTACCTCAACCCCATCGTGCAGGCGCCGTCCAACCATCGCTACGACGCCTCCGACTACCTCGCGGTCGATCCGGCGCTCGGCACGGAAGAGACCGTGCGGCGGCTCATCGACGAAATGCACCGCCGGGGGATGCGCCTGATCCTGGACGCGGTGTTCAACCATACGGGGGAGACGTTTTGGGCATTCCGGGACGTGGCGGAGAAGGGGCCGGCCTCGCCCTATTTCCACTGGTACTACGTGTACGAGTGGCCCCTGCGCCGCGACCCGCCGTCGTACGCCTGCTGGTGGAACTTGCCCCACCTGCCCAAGCTCAACACCGCGCATCCCGAGGTACGGGCCTACCTCTTCCGGGTCACCCGGTACTGGATGGAGCTCGGGGCCGACGGGTGGCGGCTCGACGTGCCCAACGAGCTCGAGCCGGGATTCTGGCCCGAGTGGCGCAAGCTCGTCAAGAGCCTCAAGCCCGACGCGTACATCGTCGGGGAGATCTGGCACGAGGCCTCGGGGTATTTGTCCGGAGAGCAGTTCGACGCCGTCATGAACTACCCCCTGCGCGACGCCTTGCTCGACTTCTTCGTTCGCCGGAGCATCGGGCCGGTCGAACTCTGGCAGCGCCTGGGCCATCTGGCCCGGGCGTACCCGGCCCCCGCTTTCTTGACCCTCATGAACGTCCTGGGCAGCCACGACACGGAGCGGGTGCGCACGGCGGCCGGGGGGAGTTCGCAGGCCGTGCGGGCCATGATGCTGTTCGTGGCCGCCTTCCCGGGGTTACCCACCGTCTACTATGGCGACGAGGCCGGCATGACGGGGGGGAAGGACCCCGATTGCCGCCAATGTTTCCCCTGGGACGAGCGGCGCCAGGACCTGCCGACGTGGCGGTGGGTGAGGCGGCTGGCCCGGCTTCGCAAGCAGGTAGGGGCTCTTGCTCGCGGCGACCTGGCCGTGGTCGAGGTGGCGGGCAGCAGCGACGTGGTAGCCTTCGGCCGTTTGCGCGGCGGGCCGCCGGCCGGCGCGGCGCTTTGCGTCGTGAGCCGCAGCCAGGGGCGGGAGACGGTGACCGTGGATCCCGGGGAGGAGATGGCCGATCTGGCGGAGGTGGGCAGGGCGCGGCACGCTCGTGGCCGGGCCACCCGCTGGGTGGACCTCCTCTCCGGCCGGTGCGTGAGCGGGGGGCGCCGGCTTCGCCTTACCCTCGGCCCGCAGAGCGGGATGCTGCTCGTGCCCCACTCGACGTGGGGTGCGCTTTGCCGGTGA
- a CDS encoding M42 family metallopeptidase, with the protein MADASPLTISPQTLELLRELTEAAGVPGFEDPVRAVMRRHLEGSGELVRDAIGSVAAVHRGSAERPRILMAGHMDEVGFMVGSVTDEGFLRFQTLGGWWEQVMLAQRVTVLGEKGPVPGVVGSKPPHILSPEDRKKVVEKKEMFIDVGASDRAEVEAMGIRPGDPVVPATSFTLLAGGRRALAKAFDNRVGCALAVEVLRRSASGPGHPNTLIAGATVQEEVGLRGAATLAELSQPDVAFALEVSIAGDTPGVKPEEAQSKLGKGPAITLYDASMVPHRKLRDFVVETAKEAGIPYQFDLMPGGGTDAGRFHLWRRGVPSLVIGVPARYIHTGSSIIDLSDFEAAARLMTEVVRRLDATILDGLLS; encoded by the coding sequence GTGGCTGATGCTTCCCCGCTCACGATCTCCCCGCAGACCCTGGAGCTGTTGCGAGAGCTGACCGAGGCGGCCGGGGTCCCCGGCTTCGAGGATCCGGTGCGCGCGGTGATGCGCCGCCACCTGGAAGGCTCGGGCGAACTCGTCCGGGACGCCATCGGTAGCGTAGCGGCCGTGCACCGGGGCAGCGCCGAACGCCCCCGGATCCTGATGGCCGGCCACATGGACGAAGTGGGCTTCATGGTCGGATCCGTGACCGACGAGGGCTTCCTCCGCTTCCAGACGCTCGGCGGGTGGTGGGAGCAGGTGATGCTGGCCCAGCGTGTCACGGTCCTGGGCGAGAAAGGGCCGGTACCCGGAGTCGTCGGGAGCAAGCCGCCCCACATCCTGTCGCCCGAAGACCGCAAGAAGGTCGTGGAGAAGAAGGAGATGTTCATCGACGTGGGGGCCTCTGACCGGGCCGAGGTCGAGGCCATGGGGATCCGGCCCGGCGACCCGGTGGTGCCGGCCACCTCCTTCACGCTCCTGGCAGGCGGCAGGCGGGCGCTGGCCAAGGCCTTCGACAACCGGGTGGGCTGCGCGCTGGCCGTCGAGGTGCTCCGCCGCAGCGCGTCCGGGCCCGGCCACCCCAATACGCTCATCGCGGGCGCCACGGTGCAGGAGGAAGTAGGCCTGCGAGGGGCGGCCACCCTCGCGGAGCTGAGCCAGCCCGACGTGGCCTTCGCCCTGGAGGTCTCCATCGCGGGCGACACCCCCGGCGTCAAGCCCGAGGAAGCCCAGTCGAAGCTGGGCAAGGGGCCGGCCATCACGCTGTACGACGCGTCCATGGTACCGCACCGCAAGCTGCGCGACTTCGTCGTGGAGACGGCGAAAGAGGCCGGGATCCCGTACCAGTTCGACCTGATGCCCGGCGGAGGGACCGACGCGGGGCGGTTCCACCTCTGGCGCCGGGGCGTACCCTCCCTGGTGATCGGCGTCCCCGCCCGCTACATCCACACGGGTTCGAGCATCATCGACCTGTCGGACTTCGAGGCGGCCGCCCGTCTCATGACGGAAGTGGTGCGCCGCCTCGACGCAACCATTCTCGACGGCCTGCTCTCCTGA
- a CDS encoding mannose-1-phosphate guanyltransferase: MKAVVMAGGEGSRLRPLTVQRPKPMVPVANKPILAHIVELLRRHQFTDIRATLHYLGDDIRSHFADGAEFGVRISYSVEESPMGTAGSVKLCEEFVGQEPFLVISGDALTDIDLAAATAFHKQRGALATLVLTRVENPLEYGIVVTDDEGRIQRFLEKPSWGEVFSDTVNSGIYILEPEVLRYIEPGRAVDFSQDVFPVLLKKKAPLFGFVSSGYWCDVGNIGAYRMAHDHVLEGLVQVDVDGRRINDVWMGRDVVIDATAEIRGPAIIGDNCRIGPGARILGYTVLGSNCIVEEQATIQRSIVWHGVFVGRGAHVSGAILGQQVAVDRGCVIGEGAVVGDRSVLRQGAKVAPQVKVWPNKVVEAGARVNMSVIWGSAWHESLFRDRGVSGLTNVEMTPEFAVRLAAAFGTYLGKGTVVTTSRDEHPASRMILRSLIVGFLTVGTSVQDLRSTPLTIARRAVPVLGAAGGVHVRVDPRDPSSTLVELLDHRGINVHRSAERKIESLFFREEFRRTPAEEVGRLDFPARVLESYTEAFFDFIDAPRIARRRFKIVVDYAYGRLSMVVPGLLARLGCEVIALHPYPDPRRAPRSREDRARMLVELGQAVAMLGADLGALIDDDGERLFLVDEQGRTVSEEILLALMTRIALEGRPSGSTVGVPVSAPSIVDQIAAERGAQVLRTKHEARALMHLAAAHRDNMVIAGNTQGGFIFPAFHPTQDALVALARVLMALADGGRLSELVAQVPDFYLQEQAIECPWEYKGRVMRLLAREAGTAREAEYIDGIKMFYDRGWVLALPDASEPVFHLIAEGKSRSDVEELIGRYATRIQELQKKGA, from the coding sequence TTGAAGGCCGTCGTCATGGCCGGCGGAGAAGGTTCGAGGCTTCGTCCCCTCACCGTACAGCGGCCCAAGCCCATGGTTCCCGTCGCCAACAAGCCCATCCTCGCTCACATCGTGGAGCTGCTGCGCCGCCACCAGTTCACCGACATCCGGGCCACGCTGCACTACCTGGGGGACGACATTCGTAGCCATTTCGCCGATGGTGCCGAGTTCGGCGTGCGGATCAGTTACTCGGTCGAAGAGTCGCCCATGGGCACGGCCGGCAGCGTCAAGCTGTGCGAGGAGTTCGTCGGGCAGGAGCCGTTCCTCGTCATCAGCGGGGACGCGCTCACGGACATCGATCTGGCAGCGGCCACGGCGTTCCACAAGCAGCGCGGGGCGCTGGCGACCCTGGTGCTCACCCGCGTGGAAAACCCCCTGGAGTACGGGATCGTCGTCACCGACGACGAGGGCCGGATCCAGCGGTTCCTGGAAAAGCCGAGCTGGGGTGAGGTCTTCTCCGATACGGTCAACTCCGGCATCTACATCCTGGAGCCCGAGGTGCTCCGGTACATCGAGCCGGGCCGGGCGGTCGACTTCAGCCAGGACGTCTTCCCCGTCCTGCTCAAGAAGAAAGCGCCCCTCTTCGGCTTCGTGTCGAGCGGCTACTGGTGCGACGTCGGTAACATCGGCGCCTACCGCATGGCGCACGACCACGTGCTGGAGGGCCTGGTCCAGGTCGACGTCGACGGCCGCCGCATCAACGACGTGTGGATGGGCCGCGACGTGGTCATCGACGCGACGGCCGAGATCCGGGGGCCGGCCATTATCGGCGATAACTGCCGGATCGGGCCGGGCGCCCGCATCCTGGGCTACACGGTACTGGGGAGCAACTGCATCGTCGAAGAGCAGGCGACGATCCAGCGTTCCATCGTCTGGCACGGGGTGTTCGTGGGGAGGGGCGCGCACGTCTCGGGAGCCATCCTCGGCCAGCAGGTGGCCGTCGACCGCGGCTGCGTGATCGGCGAAGGGGCCGTCGTCGGCGATCGCAGCGTCCTGCGCCAGGGAGCCAAGGTGGCACCCCAGGTCAAGGTCTGGCCCAACAAGGTAGTCGAAGCCGGCGCCCGGGTCAACATGAGCGTCATCTGGGGCTCGGCGTGGCACGAGTCGCTTTTCCGGGATCGGGGCGTCTCGGGCCTGACCAACGTCGAGATGACCCCGGAGTTCGCGGTGCGCCTGGCCGCCGCGTTTGGCACGTACCTGGGCAAGGGGACCGTCGTGACGACCAGCCGCGACGAACACCCTGCCTCCCGCATGATCCTGCGGTCGCTCATCGTGGGCTTCTTGACGGTGGGGACCAGCGTGCAGGATCTCCGCTCCACGCCGCTCACCATCGCCCGGCGGGCCGTCCCCGTGCTGGGCGCGGCCGGAGGGGTGCACGTGCGCGTCGACCCGCGGGATCCCTCCTCCACCCTGGTGGAGCTGCTGGACCACCGGGGCATCAACGTGCACCGGTCGGCCGAGCGCAAGATCGAGTCCCTGTTTTTCCGGGAGGAGTTCCGGCGCACCCCGGCCGAGGAGGTCGGGAGGCTGGACTTTCCGGCCCGGGTCCTGGAGAGCTACACCGAGGCTTTCTTCGACTTCATCGACGCGCCCCGCATCGCCCGCCGCCGCTTCAAGATCGTGGTCGACTACGCGTACGGCCGGCTCTCCATGGTCGTGCCGGGCCTGCTCGCCCGCCTCGGGTGCGAGGTCATCGCGCTCCACCCGTACCCCGATCCCCGCAGGGCGCCCCGTTCCCGGGAAGACCGGGCCCGCATGCTCGTGGAGCTCGGGCAGGCCGTCGCCATGCTGGGAGCGGACCTCGGCGCCCTCATCGACGACGACGGGGAGCGGCTCTTCCTGGTCGACGAGCAGGGCCGCACGGTCTCGGAGGAGATCCTGCTGGCCTTGATGACCCGGATCGCCCTGGAAGGGCGGCCTTCGGGCAGCACGGTGGGAGTGCCCGTCAGCGCGCCCAGCATCGTGGACCAGATTGCCGCCGAGCGGGGAGCGCAGGTGCTGCGCACCAAGCACGAGGCGAGGGCGCTCATGCATCTGGCCGCCGCCCACCGGGACAACATGGTGATCGCAGGCAACACGCAGGGAGGGTTCATCTTCCCCGCGTTCCACCCGACGCAAGATGCCCTGGTCGCCCTGGCGAGGGTCCTCATGGCGCTGGCCGACGGCGGCCGGCTGTCGGAGCTGGTGGCGCAGGTGCCCGACTTCTACCTCCAGGAACAGGCCATCGAGTGCCCCTGGGAGTACAAGGGGCGGGTCATGCGGCTGCTCGCCCGGGAGGCCGGCACGGCCAGGGAGGCCGAGTACATCGACGGCATCAAGATGTTTTACGACCGGGGCTGGGTGCTGGCCTTGCCCGACGCCTCCGAACCGGTCTTCCACCTCATCGCGGAGGGGAAGAGCCGCTCGGACGTCGAGGAGCTCATCGGCCGCTACGCCACCCGCATCCAGGAACTGCAAAAGAAAGGGGCCTGA
- a CDS encoding glycosyltransferase family 4 protein codes for MGVEALRAPDRHTLSPETAVFTLLSFEGPDLYSRAGGLGVRVTQLASALARAGYHTHLVFVGDPAAPGMEVQEEGRLHLHRWCQWISRYYPQGVYEGEDAKRYDFDETVPDFVTGQIARRAVEQGKVLVVLAEEWHTAHTVCELSDRLWGAGLRHHALLAWNANNTMGFDRINWGRLGYVTTVTTVSRYMKHVMWGRGINPVVIPNGIADEALRPVPPRSVGVLRKGLEGAGGRVLLVKVGRFDPDKRWLMAVEAVALLKGQGMAPKMVIRGGIEPHEREVLERASGLGLRTMPVHLESHATPSELAQVISAHPEVDVFQLKFFVSDNLLRTLYQAADAVLANSGIEPFGLVGLEVMGAGGLPITGATGEDYAIAYHNAIVLETDDPREIAYHVRRVVDDPALSQQLRENGRATAARYTWSRVLPILVDRLQFAAEQQRLVWPRLRSTREDGGGGRSRPEGAGEVKEAAAALEEVR; via the coding sequence ATGGGTGTGGAAGCGCTGCGGGCGCCGGATCGCCATACCCTTTCGCCCGAGACGGCCGTCTTCACCTTGCTCTCGTTCGAGGGGCCCGACCTGTACAGCAGGGCCGGCGGGCTCGGGGTACGGGTGACCCAGCTGGCGAGCGCGCTGGCGCGAGCCGGGTACCACACCCATCTCGTCTTCGTCGGGGACCCGGCGGCACCGGGGATGGAGGTGCAGGAGGAGGGGCGTCTGCATCTGCACCGCTGGTGCCAGTGGATCAGCCGGTACTATCCGCAGGGAGTGTACGAAGGCGAAGATGCCAAGCGCTATGACTTCGACGAAACCGTGCCCGACTTCGTGACGGGCCAGATCGCCCGCCGGGCGGTCGAACAGGGCAAGGTCCTGGTCGTGCTGGCCGAAGAGTGGCACACCGCCCACACCGTCTGTGAACTGAGCGACCGCCTGTGGGGCGCCGGGCTGCGGCACCACGCCCTGCTCGCCTGGAACGCCAACAACACGATGGGGTTCGACCGCATCAACTGGGGCCGGCTGGGCTACGTGACCACCGTCACGACCGTGAGCCGGTACATGAAGCACGTGATGTGGGGCCGGGGCATCAATCCGGTCGTGATTCCCAACGGGATCGCCGACGAAGCGTTGCGCCCCGTGCCTCCCCGGTCGGTCGGAGTGCTGCGCAAGGGCCTCGAGGGGGCCGGCGGAAGGGTGCTGCTCGTCAAGGTCGGGCGCTTCGACCCCGACAAGCGGTGGCTGATGGCCGTGGAGGCGGTGGCCCTGCTCAAGGGGCAGGGCATGGCGCCCAAGATGGTCATCCGGGGCGGGATCGAGCCGCACGAGCGAGAGGTGCTGGAGCGGGCGTCCGGGCTGGGACTGAGGACGATGCCGGTCCATCTCGAGAGCCACGCGACCCCCTCCGAGCTGGCCCAGGTGATCTCCGCCCATCCGGAGGTCGACGTCTTCCAGCTCAAGTTCTTCGTCTCCGACAACCTGCTGCGGACGCTCTACCAGGCGGCGGATGCGGTGCTCGCCAACAGCGGTATCGAGCCGTTCGGGCTGGTGGGGCTCGAGGTCATGGGCGCCGGCGGCTTGCCGATCACGGGGGCCACGGGCGAGGATTACGCCATCGCCTATCACAACGCCATCGTGCTCGAGACCGACGATCCGCGCGAAATCGCCTACCACGTGCGCCGGGTCGTGGACGACCCGGCTTTGAGCCAACAGCTGCGGGAAAACGGGCGGGCGACGGCGGCCCGATATACCTGGTCGCGCGTGCTGCCCATCCTGGTGGACCGCCTGCAGTTCGCGGCGGAGCAGCAGCGCCTGGTGTGGCCCCGGCTCCGGTCGACGAGGGAGGACGGAGGAGGGGGCCGCAGCAGGCCCGAGGGTGCGGGCGAGGTGAAAGAGGCGGCGGCCGCGCTAGAGGAGGTCCGGTAG
- a CDS encoding glycoside hydrolase family 57 protein — translation MAQHLVIYTVIHQPRRLKLPAQPIPKGAVPADIERCLFDERMNRRYLEKVAATCYHPATEMFLELADRGLKFSVGFSWSFLRQAQMWDEALMEKLRRLARHPNVEVINVEPYHSFLFYVDMDAFVRRMRETAEMLRKLFDLRSPVAVTDTTEMFMANDIYFALAQAGFRGALMDGRPWVLGWRQPSYLYHYTRRLYLLTRHYQLSDDVGYRFSNRSWALWPLYADTYARWIAEASGDVVTVGWDYETFGEHHWKETGIFDFMRALPRELERQGVETLLPGEAIARLRDRSHHLPLPAFPTTWAGEGGVGFFLGNGAQQAVFQLMHHVYHKALLTQDPAIIDLAMWLLQSDNLHLIQWFGRSGSEAEVSAYFTPREWWRLGPHGIIHEIQQVFRNFLVAMDAYLTHEVRYLPGEQPPPVNRRRRARPELPPIAPLVPGSEAAAGSTDGRREAAAALQAPRSVAANSRETPARARARARGA, via the coding sequence GTGGCCCAGCACCTGGTGATCTACACGGTCATCCACCAGCCCAGGCGCCTCAAGCTGCCGGCCCAGCCCATCCCCAAAGGGGCGGTCCCCGCCGACATCGAACGCTGCCTGTTCGACGAGCGCATGAACCGCCGGTATCTGGAGAAGGTTGCGGCCACCTGCTACCACCCGGCCACCGAGATGTTCCTCGAGCTGGCCGACCGGGGGCTCAAGTTCAGCGTCGGTTTCTCGTGGTCGTTCTTGCGGCAGGCGCAGATGTGGGACGAGGCGCTCATGGAGAAACTCCGGCGCCTGGCCCGCCACCCCAACGTGGAAGTCATCAACGTGGAGCCGTACCACAGCTTCCTCTTCTACGTCGACATGGACGCCTTCGTGCGACGGATGCGGGAAACGGCGGAGATGCTTCGCAAGCTGTTCGACCTGCGCTCGCCCGTCGCCGTGACCGACACGACCGAGATGTTCATGGCCAACGACATCTACTTCGCGCTGGCGCAGGCGGGCTTCCGGGGGGCGCTCATGGACGGCAGGCCGTGGGTGCTCGGGTGGCGACAGCCCAGCTATCTGTACCACTATACCCGGCGTCTGTACCTGCTCACCCGTCACTACCAGCTGAGCGACGACGTCGGCTACCGCTTTTCCAACCGCTCGTGGGCCCTGTGGCCGCTGTACGCGGACACGTACGCCCGGTGGATCGCCGAGGCATCAGGCGACGTGGTGACCGTCGGGTGGGACTACGAGACGTTCGGCGAGCACCACTGGAAGGAGACCGGCATCTTCGACTTCATGCGGGCGCTGCCCCGGGAACTCGAGCGCCAGGGCGTCGAGACGCTCTTGCCCGGCGAAGCCATCGCGAGGCTGCGGGATCGCAGCCACCACCTTCCCCTGCCCGCCTTTCCCACCACCTGGGCGGGCGAGGGCGGCGTGGGTTTTTTCCTGGGAAATGGCGCGCAGCAGGCGGTCTTCCAGCTCATGCATCACGTCTATCACAAGGCGCTGCTCACCCAGGATCCGGCCATCATCGATCTCGCGATGTGGCTGCTCCAGTCGGACAACCTGCACCTGATCCAGTGGTTCGGGCGCAGCGGCTCGGAGGCCGAGGTCTCGGCCTACTTCACGCCCCGGGAATGGTGGCGCCTCGGACCTCACGGGATCATCCACGAGATCCAGCAGGTGTTTCGTAACTTCCTGGTCGCCATGGACGCCTACCTCACCCACGAGGTGCGCTACCTCCCCGGCGAGCAGCCCCCGCCGGTCAACCGGCGCCGGCGCGCCCGGCCCGAGCTCCCGCCCATCGCCCCGCTCGTCCCCGGCAGCGAAGCGGCCGCCGGCAGCACCGACGGGCGGCGGGAAGCGGCGGCCGCGCTGCAGGCACCGAGAAGCGTGGCGGCCAACAGCCGCGAGACCCCCGCACGAGCCCGAGCCAGGGCCAGAGGCGCCTGA
- a CDS encoding sensor histidine kinase — translation MKESVIEFFRANAVVVQFAYGLAFFAMGLAIALESRRPSQLRMARHLPLLGTFGILQALASWGQVFIPIQRTYTPPAIVVTLQALHALLTALTFSFLMAFGARLLADGDPKLRLLAHLPLLLTTVWGVSFFFYPVVMLPASYEHWLVVSEAWSRYILAFPGAVLVAVALARQFDELRVAGMGHLVRRLQWAIVSFGAYAVAAGLIVPNAGFFPSNRLNSEQFLQVTGLPVEGVRALTGLGMAYFMIRVMEMFDIEAAQRLEEVRRMRAILAERDRIARELHDGVIQSLYALGLGMQNARYAMESTPEASRRLLDELLARVNGIIQDVRGYIMDLRLPGETALTLAQKLSAVAGEASRVYHLPVHLEIGSIDEKALPPAVANELSQVVKEAVSNAARHGQPRQVRVGVHESEGELVLYVQDDGRGFDPGQAGDRQGWGLVNMRRRAELLGGEFDIDSRPGEGTTVMVRIPLRAPSERAPVEGQRISA, via the coding sequence GTGAAGGAGTCGGTCATCGAGTTTTTCCGGGCCAACGCGGTGGTGGTCCAGTTCGCCTATGGACTGGCCTTTTTCGCCATGGGCCTCGCCATCGCCCTGGAGTCGCGGCGCCCGAGCCAGCTGCGCATGGCACGCCACCTCCCGCTGCTCGGTACCTTTGGCATCCTGCAGGCGCTGGCGAGTTGGGGGCAGGTCTTCATCCCCATCCAGCGCACGTATACGCCGCCGGCCATCGTGGTGACGCTGCAGGCTCTGCACGCGCTCCTGACGGCGCTGACCTTCTCGTTCTTGATGGCGTTCGGTGCGCGCCTTCTGGCCGATGGCGACCCGAAGCTCCGGCTGCTCGCCCATCTGCCCCTCTTGCTCACGACGGTCTGGGGCGTGAGCTTCTTCTTCTACCCCGTGGTCATGCTGCCCGCGAGCTACGAGCACTGGCTGGTCGTCAGCGAGGCGTGGTCCCGATACATCCTGGCCTTCCCCGGGGCGGTGCTGGTGGCTGTTGCGCTGGCCCGCCAGTTCGACGAGCTGCGGGTAGCGGGCATGGGGCATCTGGTGCGGCGGCTGCAGTGGGCCATCGTCTCGTTCGGCGCTTACGCCGTGGCGGCCGGCCTGATCGTGCCCAACGCCGGGTTTTTCCCGTCTAACCGGCTCAACTCCGAGCAGTTCTTGCAGGTGACCGGCCTTCCGGTGGAGGGCGTTCGGGCGCTGACCGGGCTCGGTATGGCGTATTTCATGATCCGGGTCATGGAGATGTTCGACATCGAGGCGGCCCAGCGGCTGGAGGAAGTGCGGAGGATGCGGGCGATTCTCGCCGAGCGGGACCGGATCGCCCGGGAGCTGCACGACGGCGTCATTCAGTCCTTGTACGCATTGGGCCTGGGCATGCAAAACGCGCGGTACGCCATGGAGTCGACCCCCGAGGCGAGCCGGCGCTTGCTCGACGAGCTGCTCGCCCGGGTCAACGGCATCATCCAGGACGTCCGGGGGTACATCATGGACCTGCGCCTGCCGGGCGAGACCGCCCTCACTCTCGCCCAAAAGCTGAGCGCGGTCGCCGGCGAGGCCTCCCGGGTCTATCACCTGCCGGTACACCTGGAGATAGGATCCATTGACGAGAAGGCGTTGCCGCCCGCGGTCGCCAATGAACTCTCCCAGGTGGTGAAGGAGGCCGTCAGCAACGCCGCCCGCCACGGGCAGCCCCGCCAGGTGCGCGTCGGCGTGCACGAGTCGGAGGGCGAGCTCGTGCTGTACGTGCAGGACGACGGGCGTGGGTTCGACCCCGGGCAGGCCGGCGATCGCCAGGGATGGGGCCTGGTCAACATGCGCCGGCGGGCGGAGCTCCTGGGGGGCGAGTTCGACATCGACAGCCGCCCGGGAGAGGGCACGACCGTGATGGTACGTATTCCCTTACGGGCGCCGTCGGAGCGAGCCCCCGTGGAGGGGCAACGGATCAGCGCATGA
- a CDS encoding response regulator transcription factor, with amino-acid sequence MVDGASGRPQQAGRQVRILVADDHEVVRIGLRSLLERIPEFAVVGEADTGSRAVELTDSLQPDVVVMDIRMPELNGVEACRRIKERHPGVKVIMLTSYPDDEAVFGAVMAGASGYVLKEVNSMDLVDAIRTVARGESLLDPSVTGKLLDRVRNMTAEEAQPHEKLNPQERRILALIAEGKTNREIAETLYLSEKTVRNYVSMILSKLGLANRAEAAAYAVRQNMVRDVKPDGHMNGA; translated from the coding sequence ATGGTTGACGGTGCGTCTGGCCGTCCACAGCAGGCCGGCAGGCAGGTGCGCATCCTGGTGGCCGACGACCACGAGGTCGTACGGATCGGGCTCCGGTCGCTGCTGGAGCGGATCCCGGAGTTCGCCGTGGTGGGAGAGGCCGATACCGGCAGCCGGGCGGTGGAGCTGACCGACTCTCTCCAGCCCGACGTCGTCGTCATGGACATCCGCATGCCGGAGCTCAACGGGGTCGAGGCTTGCCGGCGCATCAAGGAGCGCCATCCCGGGGTCAAAGTCATCATGCTCACCTCGTACCCCGACGACGAGGCCGTCTTCGGGGCGGTCATGGCCGGGGCCAGCGGTTACGTCCTCAAAGAGGTCAACTCGATGGACCTGGTGGACGCCATCCGCACCGTGGCGCGCGGCGAGTCGCTGCTCGACCCGTCGGTGACGGGCAAGCTCCTCGACCGGGTCCGCAACATGACCGCCGAGGAGGCCCAGCCGCACGAGAAGCTCAACCCTCAGGAGCGCCGCATCCTGGCGCTCATCGCCGAGGGCAAGACCAACCGGGAGATCGCCGAAACCTTGTACTTGAGCGAAAAGACGGTTCGCAACTACGTCTCCATGATCCTGAGCAAGCTCGGACTGGCCAACCGGGCCGAGGCGGCCGCGTACGCCGTCCGGCAAAACATGGTGCGGGATGTCAAACCCGACGGGCACATGAACGGCGCGTAG